From one Streptomyces sp. ICC1 genomic stretch:
- a CDS encoding ATPase, T2SS/T4P/T4SS family, producing the protein MSVVDHQLVKRFRQEAGDRIAEQRRVDQLSGLMQMSGEDERQYARAVIAQILEEHARAEINLGRTPFDAETEEQFAAAVHAALFGVGRLQPLLDDPEVENIDINGCDQVFVGYANGNELRADPVAETDEELIELIQVLGAYSGLSSRPFDSANPQLDLRLPDGSRLSAVMDVTRRPSLSIRRARMGKVFISDLVGNGTLTPELAHFLSCAVRARKNLMIAGATNAGKTTLLRALANEIPPTERLITVERALELGLDQFAELHPNVVAFEERLPNSEGQGAIMMSELVRRSLRMNPSRVIVGEVLGDEIVTMLNAMSQGNDGSLSTIHANSSSEVFSRISTYALQAAERLPIEASQMLVAGAINFVVFVERRNEFHGGGRLRRVVTSVREVNGVDGRVLSSEVFAETSDGRVVPHAAISCIEELIPYGYRPSGSWG; encoded by the coding sequence ATGAGCGTCGTCGACCACCAGCTCGTCAAGCGGTTCCGCCAGGAGGCCGGCGACCGCATCGCCGAGCAGCGCCGCGTGGACCAGCTGTCCGGGCTGATGCAGATGTCCGGCGAGGACGAGCGCCAGTACGCCCGCGCCGTCATCGCCCAGATACTCGAAGAGCACGCCCGCGCCGAGATCAACCTCGGCCGCACCCCCTTCGACGCCGAGACCGAGGAGCAGTTCGCGGCGGCCGTGCACGCCGCGCTCTTCGGAGTGGGCCGCCTGCAGCCGCTGCTCGACGACCCCGAGGTCGAGAACATCGACATCAACGGCTGCGACCAGGTCTTCGTCGGCTACGCCAACGGCAACGAGCTCCGCGCCGACCCGGTCGCCGAGACCGACGAGGAGCTCATCGAGCTCATCCAGGTCCTCGGCGCCTACTCCGGCCTCTCCTCGCGCCCCTTCGACTCGGCGAACCCGCAGCTCGACCTGCGGCTGCCCGACGGCTCGCGCCTCTCGGCGGTCATGGACGTCACCCGCCGCCCCTCGCTCTCCATCCGCCGCGCCCGCATGGGCAAGGTCTTCATCTCGGACCTGGTGGGCAACGGCACGCTCACCCCCGAGCTCGCGCACTTCCTGTCCTGCGCCGTCCGCGCCCGCAAGAACCTGATGATCGCGGGCGCGACCAACGCCGGAAAGACGACGCTGCTGCGCGCCCTCGCCAACGAGATCCCGCCGACCGAGCGCCTGATCACCGTGGAGCGCGCGCTGGAGCTGGGCCTGGACCAGTTCGCCGAACTCCACCCCAACGTCGTGGCGTTCGAGGAACGGCTGCCCAACTCCGAGGGCCAGGGCGCCATCATGATGTCCGAGCTGGTGCGCCGCTCGCTGCGCATGAACCCCTCCCGGGTCATCGTCGGCGAGGTCCTCGGCGACGAGATCGTCACCATGCTCAACGCCATGTCGCAGGGCAACGACGGCTCGCTCTCCACGATCCACGCCAACAGCTCCAGCGAGGTCTTCAGCCGCATCTCCACCTACGCGCTGCAGGCCGCCGAACGGCTCCCGATCGAGGCGAGCCAGATGCTGGTGGCCGGCGCCATCAACTTCGTGGTGTTCGTCGAGCGCCGCAACGAGTTCCACGGCGGCGGCCGGCTGCGCCGCGTGGTCACCTCCGTGCGCGAGGTCAACGGCGTCGACGGCCGGGTGCTCTCCAGCGAGGTGTTCGCGGAGACCTCCGACGGCCGGGTCGTCCCGCACGCGGCGATCTCCTGCATCGAGGAACTGATCCCCTACGGCTACCGCCCCAGCGGATCCTGGGGGTGA